From Podospora bellae-mahoneyi strain CBS 112042 chromosome 3, whole genome shotgun sequence, the proteins below share one genomic window:
- a CDS encoding hypothetical protein (EggNog:ENOG503P4EV; COG:S): MTTSRPGSPTLKSPPREPSHICSRCSLLTFKEEFVERSPKLALDLDELLAPRPGRMGWCRVGPDISKGEFDVLATTAYFLSDTLPTLPTLRDSSFKCDFCKKLRDALLVQYAHLLRGVREGPDSKNDQDRHGLDPSLLIIRAYYSWCRRNCIRLAVQLRVTIFKQLGHSELGLFREPFFMRWVAEAAKDSQPVAAYLRLPERFGDPQSLSRIKDMLPKEDNHTLADPRFVPKRLLDVRAEPARLVSGERVFASSDQVPQYAALSYCWGPPEIASQQHTLTQDTLAYRLQKVELEKLPLPVRDAVRVTRALALPYLWVDALCILQDDTADWEQQCGDMHKVYGNAHITLCAASSKSCVDGLMESHQYQASIPFRSTNNEVAGYFSLRLDIAGTEIMIEKHMYPLRIFGSLRWFGHVWRNRGWVFQERVSSQRKLLFWRDHLQFACPPSTDVPQGYCTISGDRLSLDGGGGPIMQQQLAREASFHLKRPNDQSSRVELLNMWLYLIQKYGEMSTDSFTNPLDVLPAISGLAAVYHRYLAKSSSSQASSIRLNPEYIAGYWQQDLTRSLLWQIWSCSHGVTIDSAVMAPPRAWFQSLLNRLRGLSQQQHIPSWSQLTRGKTWNIFCSNPPDYWNVQPAVSILNARTKPLGESPFGYIQRHPHLLLRTRVVEVAGLAASLTICSVRLDRSLRSSFQLLVRGDRQAVCLVNVDFASPVLDFEVGDRFGVMREYEECVLEMLLRSSCCLGLLGYCDVGGTEVDGRRPVGEGDEPVLHKPTGLVLHPVPGGGSSSGFYRVGVFTPNVVGSNKLLAELFETVAEEREICLY; this comes from the exons ATGACGACTTCCAGACCTGGATCACCAACGCTCAAATCACCACCTCGCGAACCCTCTCATATTTGCTCGAGATGCAGTCTATTGACCTTCAAAGAAGAGTTCGTGGAACGTTCCCCAAAGCTGGCGTTGGACCTTGATGAACTACTCGCACCGCGACCAGGCCGGATGGGGTGGTGCAGGGTTGGCCCAGACATCAGTAAGGGTGAATTCGATGTGCTTGCCACGACGGCATACTTCCTGTCTGATACTCTACCGACTCTACCCACTCTTAGGGACTCTTCTTTCAAATGTGATTTTTGCAAAAAGTTAAGGGATGCGCTTTTGGTTCAGTACGCCCACTTGCTCCGAGGTGTCAGGGAAGGTCCGGATTCAAAGAATGACCAAGATCGCCATGGTTTGGACCCTTCACTACTCATAATCCGAGCATATTACTCGTGGTGTCGAAGGAACTGTATTCGGCTTGCCGTTCAGCTGAGGGTTACCATATTCAAGCAGTTAGGGCACTCCGAGCTAGGGTTGTTCAGGGAGCCTTTCTTTATGAGGTGGGTGGCAGAAGCAGCCAAAG ACAGCCAGCCTGTTGCCGCCTATCTTCGCTTGCCAGAGCGATTTGGAGACCCTCAGTCGCTGTCTCGGATCAAGGACATGCTCCCAAAGGAAGACAACCATACACTCGCCGATCCGAGATTTGTTCCCAAACGACTTCTTGATGTGCGAGCTGAGCCAGCAAGACTGGTCTCAGGAGAGAGAGTCTTTGCATCCTCGGACCAAGTGCCACAGTACGCGGCACTTAGTTATTGCTGGGGCCCCCCAGAGATTGCAAGCCAACAGCATACACTGACGCAAGATACTTTGGCATACAGGCTTCAAAAGGTTGAGCTTGAGAAATTGCCTCTTCCGGTGAGAGATGCAGTTCGTGTCACCAGGGCGCTTGCCTTGCCCTATCTCTGGGTGGACGCGCTTTGTATACTGCAGGATGATACAGCTGACTGGGAACAACAATGTGGTGATATGCACAAAGTCTACGGGAATGCACACATAACATTATGTGCTGCATCCTCAAAGAGCTGTGTTGATGGGCTGATGGAGTCCCATCAGTACCAAGCCTCTATACCCTTTCGGTCGACAAATAATGAGGTCGCTGGCTACTTCAGCCTACGGCTTGACATAGCAGGGACGGAAATTATGATCGAGAAACATATGTACCCCTTGCGTATCTTCGGATCTCTTCGTTGGTTTGGCCATGTTTGGCGAAATCGAGGTTGGGTATTCCAAGAAAGAGTTTCGTCTCAGCGCAAACTTCTTTTTTGGAGGGATCATTTGCAGTTTGCTTGTCCCCCTTCGACCGATGTGCCGCAGGGTTATTGCACTATATCTGGGGACCGGCTGTCACTAGATGGCGGTGGAGGTCCAATAATGCAACAGCAACTCGCAAGGGAAGCGTCGTTCCACTTAAAGAGGCCGAATGACCAAAGCAGTCGAGTTGAATTACTTAACATGTGGCTGTACCTGATACAGAAGTATGGGGAAATGTCGACCGACTCCTTCACTAACCCGCTCGATGTTCTTCCCGCCATTTCGGGTTTAGCAGCAGTGTATCATCGGTATCTTGCAAAAAGCTCGTCGAGTCAAGCATCATCCATCAGGTTGAACCCAGAGTACATTGCTGGTTACTGGCAGCAAGACCTCACTCGAAGCCTGCTCTGGCAAATCTGGAGCTGTTCCCATGGTGTGACAATCGACAGTGCTGTTATGGCACCCCCTCGGGCTTGGTTCCAGAGCCTTCTCAATAGACTACGCGGGTtgtcacagcagcagcatatACCCTCGTGGAGCCAGCTGACGCGGGGGAAAACTTGGAATATCTTTTGCTCCAACCCTCCAGACTACTGGAACGTTCAGCCAGCAGTGAGTATACTGAACGCGAGAACGAAACCTTTGGGGGAAAGCCCGTTTGGTTATATTCAACGGCATCCGCATCTGTTGCTCAGAACCCGGGTGGTAGAAGTGGCAGGTTTGGCGGCTTCGCTGACGATATGTTCTGTGAGGTTAGATCGCAGCCTGCGCTCGAGTTTTCAGTTGCTAGTACGTGGGGACAGACAGGCGGTGTGTCTGGTTAATGTCGATTTTGCGTCTCCTGTTCTTGATTTTGAAGTGGGAGACCGGTTTGGTGTCATGCGGGAGTATGAAGAGTGTGTTCTTGAGATGCTGCTGCGGTCGTCGTGTTGtttggggttgctggggtactgtgatgttggtggtACCGAGGTGGACGGTCGTCGCCctgttggtgagggcgatgAACCTGTCTTGCATAAACCGACCGGTTTGGTGTTGCATCCTGTGCCGGGCGGCGGTAGCTCCTCGGGTTTCTATCGTGTGGGTGTGTTCACGCCAAATGTTGTGGGATCTAACAAGCTTTTGGCGGAGCTGTTTGAgacggtggcggaggagagggagatttgTCTTTATTGA
- a CDS encoding hypothetical protein (COG:H; EggNog:ENOG503P6BX), translated as MSQPHNFCFPIRTLSNDRVKLVPFSASTHAPTFTSHIITHPSLYAHMPLGPYTSTSQFITQFLETTSFPQQGYFTFAVIDKTRPPSPEDEEGELAGMMSFMDTSPVHLSTEIGCIVILPQYQRTHVTTNAVGLMLRYALDGPEEGGIGLRRVQWRASAMNEASVRTAERLGFRREGVMRWHMVLRGETKVGNGRGVPRGAEEGEKGRDTVVLGLCWDDWELGGRERVGGLMERRG; from the exons ATGTCTCAACCCCACAACTTTTGCTTCCCCATccgcaccctctccaacgaCAGGGTGAAACTGGTCCCTTTCTCT GCCTCAACCCACGCCCCAACCTTCACAtcccacatcatcacccacccctccctctacGCCCACATGCCCTTGGGTCCCTACACCTCCACGTCCCAGTTCATCACCCAATTCCTCGAGacaacctccttccctcAACAAGGGTACTTCACTTTTGCCGTCATCGACAAAACCcggcccccctccccggaagatgaagaaggcgaacTAGCGGGTATGATGTCCTTCATGGACACCTCGCCTGTGCATTTATCTACTGAGATTGGATGTATCGTTATTTTACCTCAGTATCAGAGGACACATGTTACCACTAATGCTGTGGGGTTGATGCTGCGTTACGCACTTGACGGGCCtgaagagggggggatagggttgaggagggtgcaGTGGAGGGCTAGCGCGATGAATGAAGCTAGTGTTAGGACGGctgagaggttggggtttaggagggagggggtgatgaggtggcATatggttttgaggggggagacaaaggttgggaatgggaggggggtgccgaggggggcggaggagggggagaaaggGAGGGATACggttgttttggggttgtgttGGGATGATTGGgagttgggtgggagggagagggttggggggttgatggagaggcgggggtga
- a CDS encoding hypothetical protein (EggNog:ENOG503P8AX): MYGSYGSTSSTSSSYSHSYSPYGSYHTMASPMDIAASPFSTRGLDATCAFPSWPRRESFCEQDSYEGRVSSYISDDDLLGASDMYEDDSSSNGSASPIQSPPTQYPTETELLEMQRERAAYQREVMRLVLAEKEKRKQQAKRRASATKKSKSSKLTAMTPISDAEAWVVDMGYWVSTVPLQPPLTAFLILTHISSSPPSFCDATWSKSLTVLPRQQQQDFPLVSRALGGQTPSE, from the exons ATGTACGGCTCATACGGATCAACGAGCTCGACGAGCAGCTCCTACTCGCACTCCTACAGCCCCTATGGCAGCTACCACACCATGGCCTCTCCCATGGATATCGCTGCCAGCCCATTTTCCACCAGAGGACTCGACGCGACCTGTGCCTTCCCATCATGGCCGCGCCGGGAGTCTTTCTGCGAGCAGGATTCTTATGAGGGACGGGTTTCGTCATACATCTCGGACGACGACCTCCTTGGCGCCAGCGACATGTACGAGGACGACTCTTCCAGCAACGGCAGTGCTTCTCCCATCCAGTCACCACCCACTCAGTACCCCACCGAGACCGAGCTCCTCGAGATGCAACGTGAGAGGGCGGCCTACCAGCGCGAGGTGATGcgcctcgtcctcgccgagaaggagaagaggaagcagcagGCCAAGCGCAGGGCTAGCGCcaccaagaagagcaagTCCAGCAAGCTCACTGCCATGACTCCCATCTCCGA TGCCGAggcgtgggtggtggatatgggGTATTGGGTGTCAACGGTCCCATTGCAACCTCCTTTAACCG CCTTCCTGATTTTGACTCACATCTCATCGTCACCGCCATCATTTTGTGACGCAACGTGGTCAAAGAGCTTGACTGTTCTGCCgaggcagcaacagcaggatTTTCCCCTCGTTTCGCGGGCCCTCGGCGGTCAGACTCCATCCGAGTAG